One genomic segment of Primulina tabacum isolate GXHZ01 chromosome 9, ASM2559414v2, whole genome shotgun sequence includes these proteins:
- the LOC142556798 gene encoding fatty acid desaturase 4, chloroplastic-like, with translation MAEFKPQQKNSASKTISPKHFYDEESWKTPTSIQRAWFASGCTTLLISVAKSLIIISRRSTGLRSWIDPVVASIVGYVLGDLGTGIYHWAIDNYGTARTPVFGSQIEGFLRHHDHPSAITKRHIATNLYVGAAGFTIAVLPMNIFCTNPNLLAFAAAFLGCGMFCQQLHAWSHTPKGKLPRLVVALQDSRVILPRAEHAAHHHPPFDSHYCIVSGVWNRFLDKYKIFWAMEMIFFFVFGVRPRSWSDFNSK, from the coding sequence ATGGCAGAATTTAAACCTCAACAGAAGAATTCTGCTTCAAAAACAATATCTCCAAAGCACTTCTATGATGAAGAGAGCTGGAAAACACCAACTAGCATTCAGCGTGCATGGTTTGCAAGCGGGTGCACCACACTGCTAATTTCTGTAGCCAAATCCTTGATAATAATTTCCCGTCGATCAACGGGGCTCCGCAGCTGGATCGACCCCGTTGTCGCCTCCATCGTGGGCTACGTGCTAGGGGACCTCGGCACAGGAATATACCATTGGGCAATTGACAACTATGGCACGGCCAGAACTCCCGTTTTCGGGTCCCAGATCGAAGGTTTTCTCCGTCACCACGACCATCCGTCAGCGATAACGAAGCGCCACATCGCCACCAACCTCTACGTTGGGGCGGCGGGTTTCACCATTGCCGTGTTACCAATGAACATATTTTGCACCAACCCGAATTTGCTAGCCTTTGCTGCTGCGTTCTTGGGTTGCGGGATGTTTTGTCAGCAGCTTCATGCATGGTCTCACACCCCAAAAGGGAAGCTTCCGCGGCTCGTGGTGGCCCTACAAGATTCCAGGGTCATTCTGCCACGGGCAGAGCATGCGGCGCACCACCACCCGCCTTTCGACAGCCATTACTGCATCGTGAGCGGGGTTTGGAACAGGTTTTTGGATAAATACAAGATTTTCTGGGCAATGGAGatgattttcttctttgtttttgGGGTTAGGCCAAGATCATGGAGTGATTTCAATTCCAAGTGA
- the LOC142555765 gene encoding purple acid phosphatase 18 translates to MDFKLVVLILVVLTIGAAAEYIRPPPRKMIYFPWHLRPSSQPQQVHISLAGDKHMRISWITGDKHAPSIVEYGTSSQNYRFKAQGESTSYSYLLYSSGKIHHTVIGPLEYGTLYFYRCGGEGTEFQLKTPPSQFPVTFAVAGDLGQTGWTKSTLDHIDQCTYDVHMLPGDLSYADYIQHRWDTFGELVQPLASARPWMVTQGNHEKENIPFFIDSFKSYNSRWKMPYEESGSSSNLYYSFDVAGVHVIMLGSYTDYDQYSDQYSWLKSDLLMVDRERTPWLLVLFHAPWYNSNEAHQGEGDGMMAAMEPLLHAASVDVIFTGHVHAYERSRRVYNGKVDPCGAVHITIGDGGNGEGLAHKYLDPQPEWSVFREASFGHGEFKIVNSTHAFWSWHRNDDDEPVRSDEIWVTSLYGSGCVSAKSHEPRKILLEP, encoded by the exons ATGGATTTTAAACTGGTGGTCTTGATTCTGGTCGTGCTGACAATCGGCGCCGCGGCGGAGTACATTCGACCACCGCCGCGCAAAATGATTTACTTTCCGTGGCATTTGAGGCCCTCTTCTCAGCCTCAACAG GTTCACATCTCCTTGGCCGGAGACAAACACATGCGGATATCATGGATAACTGGCGACAAACATGCTCCTTCGATTGTTGAATATGGAACATCATCTCAAAATTACAGGTTTAAAGCTCAAGGAGAGAGTACTAGTTATAGCTATTTACTTTATAGCTCTGGAAAGATTCACCATACGGTGATTGGTCCCCTGGAATACGGCACGTTGTATTTCTATAGATGTGGTGGTGAGGGCACCGAGTTTCAACTCAAAACTCCACCCTCTCAATTTCCAGTTACGTTTGCTGTGGCAGGTGATTTAGGTCAGACTGGATGGACTAAGTCAACTTTGGACCACATAGACCAGTGCACATATGATGTACATATGCTTCCTGGAGACCTTTCCTATGCGGATTATATACAGCATAGGTGGGACACATTCGGGGAACTAGTGCAGCCCCTTGCTAGTGCAAGACCGTGGATGGTGACCCAAGGGAACCATGAGAAGGAGAATATACCATTCTTCATTGACAGCTTCAAATCCTATAACTCGAGATGGAAGATGCCGTATGAAGAGAGTGGGTCCAGTTCGAACCTCTATTATTCTTTTGACGTGGCCGGAGTTCATGTCATCATGCTTGGTTCGTATACTGATTATGATCAGTACTCCGATCAATATAGTTGGCTTAAG TCTGATCTTTTAATGGTGGACCGTGAAAGGACACCCTGGCTACTTGTGTTGTTTCATGCACCATGGTATAATAGTAACGAGGCTCATCAAGGTGAAGGTGATGGCATGATGGCAGCGATGGAGCCCTTGCTTCATGCTGCTAGTGTGGACGTTATTTTTACGGGCCATGTGCATGCTTATGAGCGCTCT AGGCGTGTGTACAATGGTAAAGTGGATCCTTGTGGAGCTGTTCACATTACAATTGGCGATGGTGGAAACGGTGAAGGTTTAGCTCACAA GTATCTGGATCCCCAGCCCGAGTGGTCTGTCTTCCGCGAAGCAAGTTTTGGTCATGGTGAATTCAAGATAGTGAACTCTACTCATGCATTTTGGAGTTGGCACAGGAACGACGACGACGAACCAGTGAGGTCTGATGAAATATGGGTTACGTCTCTATATGGTTCTGGATGTGTTTCGGCAAAGAGTCACGAGCCAAGAAAAATTCTACTGGAGCCTTGA
- the LOC142555766 gene encoding uncharacterized protein LOC142555766 produces MRIEIQEFIVAPLLTERGTFSIRGVDDILPTSTTSFLHMADFELGPPSFSLGLDFDIESEPPPNSSTQPAEQPPIEINEDGYFESPVRVSNPPRALKRLRKGPSVHPKSEVRSGEADDAWGKYDVDDEIEGFSSEEDCPRVGNLPGRSICSSSKPSLHGRQVLATQSGSLWKSTNREQVLGASTSVSPLRRFQLIDSDSDDPSDGKDVSTVGRLTSSSRKMQSNPRQHAASGFFGTGKASVGNHETDLWNEFCKEKSFHIPTPAFDEVCDEFFRSSKSENEVVIDGEDSNNGKNWDVGSFPPAHRYFFHIDSRIQKLVRDRLPNFFPLGAAKNQEHKQQTASVIDYMHQFGHEENSERTFETSSMRTKRNVSKSNSVMPEDSENWVNTKGCGIPKNAGKRRVHAASKSGGHWYTNSSGQRVYVSRNGQQLSGQSAYRGYRKESGIGFKNLKKKAAAKKKTAAKKKSAPKKK; encoded by the exons ATGAGAATCGAAATTCAAGAATTCATAGTCGCGCCATTGCTCACTGAGCGCGGGACATTTTCAATTCGTGGAGTTGATGATATTCTCCCCACTTCAACAACTAGCTTTCTTCACATGGCGGATTTTGAGCTGGGGCCTCCTTCATTCTCTCTAGGGCTCGATTTCGACATTGAATCGGAACCGCCTCCCAACTCATCAACCCAGCCAGCTGAACAGCCTCCAATTGAAATAAACGAAGACGGATATTTTGAATCCCCAGTGAGGGTTTCGAACCCACCTCGGGCACTCAAAAGGCTCCGAAAGGGGCCTTCCGTACATCCCAAATCCGAGGTCCGAAGTGGAGAAGCCGATGACGCATGGGGAAAATACGATGTGGATGATGAAATCGAGGGTTTCTCTTCTGAGGAAGATTGCCCTAGAG TTGGAAATCTTCCTGGTCGTTCTATATGTAGCAGCTCAAAGCCGTCACTGCATGGTCGGCAAGTTTTGGCTACACAATCTGGTAGTCTCTGGAAATCAACCAATAGGGAACAGGTATTAGGTGCTTCGACATCTGTCAGTCCTCTCCGAAGATTCCAGCTGATCGATTCTGATTCTGACGATCCATCTGATGGCAAAGATGTGTCTACAGTTGGTCGCTTAACTTCATCTTCAAGGAAAATGCAATCAAATCCTCGTCAACACGCAGCCTCGGGCTTCTTTGGGACAGGGAAAGCATCAGTTGGCAATCACGAAACTGATTTGTGGAATGAATTCTGCAAGGAGAAGAGTTTTCACATCCCTACACCTGCTTTTGATGAGGTCTGTGATGAGTTTTTTAGATCCAGTAAATCTGAGAATGAAGTGGTAATTGACGGTGAGGACTCTAACAATGGGAAGAATTGGGATGTAGGTTCTTTTCCTCCAGCTCATCGCTACTTTTTCCATATTGATTCGAGAATTCAGAAACTGGTTCGTGACCGTTTGCCCaacttcttccccttgggagcAGCAAAAAATCAGGAACATAAGCAGCAGACGGCATCAGTTATCGATTACAT GCACCAATTCGGCCATGAAGAAAATTCAGAGAGAACATTCGAGACTAGCTCcatgaggaccaagagaaatgTTTCAAAATCGAACTCCGTCATGCCTGAAGATTCTGAGAATTGGGTGAATACAAAAGGTTGTGGAATTCCTAAAAATGCTGGCAAGAGAAGGGTGCATGCTGCCAGTAAATCTGGTGGTCACTGGTACACCAACTCAAGTGGCCAAAGA GTTTACGTTAGCAGAAATGGGCAGCAGTTGAGTGGTCAAAGTGCTTACAGGGGTTATAGGAAG GAAAGTGGGATCGGGTTCAAAAATTTGAAGAAGAAAGCAGCTGCGAAGAAGAAAACTGCTGCAAAGAAAAAAAGTGCTCCGAAGAAGAAATAA